A window of Longimicrobiaceae bacterium genomic DNA:
AAGAACGCGGCTGCTAGTGCGGACGCGGGCTGCAGCGGAGCCAGACCTGGCTGTTGAGCACGCCGCGCAGGGGCGGGAGGGGCGAGAACGAGACGTCCTCCACCACGAACGTCTGCGCAAGCCTGGCCCTCAGGCTGCGCCAGTTGAAGCCCTTGTGGCCGTGCTGTCCGTACCAGTAGACCGGCCGCGGGATCGACGTCCGCTCCCCGGCGAAGACCATGCGCAGGAACTCGCCGGGGCGGTACAGCTCGTTGGGATCCCGGTACGGCCCCAGCCCGCGCAGCGACGCCGCCAGGCGAACGGAGTGCTTCAGCGCGAGGCTGAGCCCCAGCTCCACCGGGACGCTGACCAGCACGACCCCCCCGGGCGACACCAGCCGCGCCAGGTCGCGGAGCACCCCTTCCAGCTCCGCGGGCGGGCAGTGCTCCAGCACCTCCATGCAGGTGACCACGGGGTAGGCGCCGTCGTGCTCCGCCCCGAGGGCGGCCGGGGAGAGGAAGGAGACCCCCGCGTCGCCGGCGTACCGCTCACGACACTCGTCGAGCTGGGCCTCCCACACGTCGGTGCCGACCCGCTCCGGGAACAGGTCCCGGACCATCTCCAGGAAGAGTCCGTCGCCGCACCCGTAGTCGAGCAGGCGCCCGCCCGCGTACGGGCGCACGAGCATCCGGGCGCGCCGGAAGCGGCTGCGGTGGCTCCAGGCGAGGATGCGGCTGCGGCTGAAGACGTGGCGCGGCGTGTACGCCGCCTCCCGGGGTCCGGGCATGATGGCGCAGGGTGCGATGGGTGGCGGACGGCGGCCTGCAGAAGGACGCCCCCGCGGCGACGGGCGCGCCACGGGGGCCAGCGGAGGGCCTGGGACTCGAACCCAGAAGTCCTTTCGGACGCCGGTTTTCAAGACCGGTGCAATAGCCGTTCTGCCAACCCTCCCCGCACCGCGCCCGCCCCCGGAAGGGCCGACCCGGCGCACCCCGAAATTTCGGAGTTTTCCCCCTCCCCGTCAACCCGTCCGCCCCTCTCGACGCACCCTCCCCGCCCGGGCCGCGCGCCCGCGGACCCGCCGGCCCGCGCCCCCGCAGGAGTTTCCCACCGGGCATACCGCTTGCACGACGCGGGCACACCCGATGCGCAGTGCAACGCGAAACCGGACAACCAGATGAGTCGATTCGCATACATCCCCGCCGCCCTGCTCGTGCTCGCCGCGTGCGGCGGCGACGAGGAGCCGGAGGCTCGCGCCCAGTCGCAGCGCGGCGTCGCCCGGGCCAGCACCCCGCGGCCCGCCGCGCCCTACTGGGGCGACGAGCGCGGCCTCACCCGCGAAGAGCTGGAGCGCGGGCGGCTGGACGCCTCCTGGCAGTCCGTGGTGCAGCTGGACTCCGCCGCGGCGGGCGACGCCGCGCGCAACCCCGAGAAGTGGGAGCAGATCACCCCG
This region includes:
- a CDS encoding class I SAM-dependent methyltransferase, with product MPGPREAAYTPRHVFSRSRILAWSHRSRFRRARMLVRPYAGGRLLDYGCGDGLFLEMVRDLFPERVGTDVWEAQLDECRERYAGDAGVSFLSPAALGAEHDGAYPVVTCMEVLEHCPPAELEGVLRDLARLVSPGGVVLVSVPVELGLSLALKHSVRLAASLRGLGPYRDPNELYRPGEFLRMVFAGERTSIPRPVYWYGQHGHKGFNWRSLRARLAQTFVVEDVSFSPLPPLRGVLNSQVWLRCSPRPH